Genomic DNA from Ictidomys tridecemlineatus isolate mIctTri1 chromosome 6, mIctTri1.hap1, whole genome shotgun sequence:
AGCCATTTGTAAATCCAGAAGAATAAATTCTCTAACTGATAATTCATTTGGCATGGCTATGGTCTGACTTCTGAAACTTCTACAGGTAAAAGCAAAAGTGAATGTCAACTCATAATACAATTTCTTATACATTTTTGGTGCTCTTATTCTGCATAAAGAACATCACTAGACACATTCAATAAGAAGTAGCAAAACAGCTGTCCCTCAGAGGTAAAGCTCATATCAGAATGTGTTAGAGAGTGAAAGAATTAATCTATGTCCAATTACTTTAAAACCTCAGTTTTGATAATTCTCTCTCATGTTTTTAGTTACttaattaatatacagaatagagtttttaaataaatattaataaaatgagtAATAATGACAATTGCTTGGCTTTATTGTGCTTGAAGAAGATGAAACAAGTTATCAAAAGAAGTAGCAACTTTGAAAAGTTAATGACCATAAAACATAAGTTCAATGTCTTATTGGAAAACATTGTTTAGCTGCAcgttaacaatttaaaaatgattcttgatctacagttacagaaaaaaatatcaaataaaaattctatatttgggGAAAATTCAATGAAATCCTTCTTCACTTGCCATTATGACAACTTGACCCTATTAGCTCTTCTTAGACTAAAGTTGACTTAAGTTAACAAAACTTTCTTGAGCAAAAGCACCTCATAAGGGCCATCTCATATATCATGGAAGCCAGACTGAAATATACCTTCCCAGGGTCAGGAATTTGTTGGAAAAGCCTTTAGAATATCATAGGCTTTTACTTGTGGCAGTTGTGTGAGCTTCATGAAAGCAGTAGTTGAAGAAGATTAAGGCAGAGTTGTAAATAGCCTGACTTAGCATTGAAGGAGTCCCCTTTCTTCGAATCAGGTCACAAGACCAGAagatttctacttattttttcctttttcttttattttttagggtgCTGGAACACTACAGatattgctaaaaaaaaattctaaggagTTACGGTCTGAGTActgagattaaagaaaaaaaaatagagataactATGATTGCACCTGATATTGGAAGGAGTCTTATAAAAAAACAGTAAAGTCTCTAAATCAATATGACTGCAATCCTCAACAAAAACTCGGCAAGGAAAAAAGACTTAATTCCCAGAAtaaccaaattaaaatattaaaaacgtccagtttttaaaaaaataacagtaataggtttacaaaaaatttaaaaagtatggcCTTGTCAATGGGATTTGGAAATGGAAAAGATACAAGAAAAATTGTCAAGAACAGATCCTCAGAACGTGCAGACATTGGACATATTCGATAGGGACTTCATATCCAATGCATTCAAAGAGCTGAATGTTACTATGGACAAATAAAGGAAgtggtaaaatgaaaaataaataaatgaaaataaataagtaatgtaTTTAACATTTCCTCCTTTGGTATCCTGGGATCAAAGACTGGAGTGGCCTGGAATCATAGTTGATTGAAATGGCTCTCAGCATCCCTGCTCACCAATAAAAGGTAGGATAGAATGGGAAGTATGAActattaaaaactattaaaaaccaaaaaaataaataaatgaaaaatatcaacaaagtGACAGATTACAACAccaaatcaaaaagaaatttcaatCTGCAAAGTACAGAGCTAACAAAAAACTTGCAAAGAACTTCAAGAGCAGCTTTTAGTGCCCATGACAAAGGGAAAATCTTGAATGTAGGTAGGAAAATTGATATTATGTAGTtagaagatacagaaataaaaaagaacagagaaaaagtaTCTGAGCCTATAGGACTTGCAGTGTATACATTTTGGGAAGCCCAGAAGGATGAAAGAAAAGGGCAAAGAGATTATTTGGAGAAATAACTTGCTAAAATTACCCAATTTGAGGAAGGACACGGATTTACATATCTAAGAGATTCAATAACTCCAGTTaggaaaaactcaaaaaaaaaaaaaaaactgcaaagaaTTGGATAAAATCCAATGTCTAGAGCCACCCAATTTCTGGTTCTCAATACAGCAGTACTtataaatgaatgtattttcttataattttactcTGGAAAGGTTTACAttgattttcaattatttccaatttttgacTTTCAGAACAACCATCTTTAGATAGTTTTGaataagattttataattttgctttatttacctTCAGTATCTACCATTACCctctatgtatctatgtatctgtATTAATTATGTAAGATCatataaagttaatatttatCCTATTGTTTAACTTTACAtgtgtttgagtcagcttttcaccactgtgactcaAATGATCCAACCAGGACAATTgtagaagaatagaagtttatttgagggcttgcggtttcagaggtcttagtccatagaaggccagttccattcctcagagctcaaAGTGAGGTAGAATATTATGGTGTGAGAGTTTGGCAGAGAGAACCAACTCTCATGGTAATCAGTAAGCAGAGGGAGTGTCTCCACatgccacatacaaatatatatctcaTAACTATGCCCCCAATTAGCCACTTTTTCctgccacaccccatctgcctccaattaccactcaattaagCATATCTCTGATTAATTCAGTGGTTAGGTTAAGTCTATAGCTCAATaatttctccttcaaaccttgcattgtctcacacatgagttttgggggacacctcacatccaaaccataataacatGCTTTATCCAcatctctcattttctcttttgcttttttgcttGAATGTCTTACAAAATGTCTTGTTTCATATCTTTGTGAGTTGTGTGCAACAATAGTAAATTCATAGACAAAATAATGATAGGTTTATAGTTTTGTGTTAGTATAATGTATAGTGGATTAAATTATCAATAATCAATTTGCTGTTTTAAGAAAATCTCTGTTAAATTGTAAGGTTGTTATCTATAGGtcaaaaacaattgaaaatgttTATTGGGAAGACtatattattaaagaaagatGGGTGGATGTTCACTTTGGCagtacatatattaaatttttaacaaCACAGAGAAGTTTAATATAGCCCTTGTGAAAGGATGgtatataaattcataaaatgtttcatatttttttaagaaatctaaTGGCaggaaatgatcatttttataaaaacactAAATATCAATGGTTTCAACTCTCCTATTAAAAGACAAACAGGCAGATTGGGTTAAAACTGGCCTCAATCATATGTTGTTCATAAGATATATGCCTTATAGGAAAAGACAGTCACAGattgaaaggatggaaaaagatatgCTATGAAAAGGAGAATCAAAGTAAGCAAGagtaactactcttttttttttacattttttattgtttgttcaaaacattgcaaagctcttaacatatcatatttcatacattagaatcaagtgggttatgaacttccatttttaccccaaatacagattgcagaatcgcatctgttacacatccacatttttacatactgccatatcagtaactgttgtattctgctacctttcctatcctctactatcccccctcccctcccctcccatcttctctctctaccccatctactgtaattcatttccctccttgtttattatcccattcccctcacaacctcttatatgtaattttgtataacaatgagggtctccctccatttccatgcaatttcccttttctctccctttccctcccacctcatgtctctgtttaatgttaatcttttcttccttctcttcctccctgctctgttctacTCTCTTGTCCAAAAAAAGCAGACATCAAGCAAAAATGAATCAGAAGAGTGAAGAAAGGTCACTTTACATTGGTAAAGGGAACTATCCTATGATGGcatataacaattttaaatacttatgccccaaacataattccataaataaaatactacttAAAGACTCAGATATACTCTAATACAATAACACTAGGTGATTTTTAATATACCACTCTCTCTAATAGATTATCCAGACAAAAACTAATGATAATATAGACATTAagaataatataaacaaaatgaatctaacagacatctatagactATTTTATTCCCTCAGcaactgaatttattttcttctcagctgTATATGGAATCTTCTCCAAAACAGAACATATTTAGGGACAAAAATCAAGTcttataaaatacacaaaagtagAGATAATTCCTTGTACTCAATCTATCATAATAGGATAAATTCTAAAttgacaaaacaataaaaaaacaatcaTTTTGACATGTGGAGATTGAATAATACCCTACAGATGAGAAATAGGTtatatgagaattttaaaaataccagttCTAACATTCATAGACAACAGAAAATCATTAAATCAGAGATCAAATTAATGGAATTTaggataaaaaataattcaaaagaacaaTGCAACAAAAagttaattctttgaaaagataaacgaGATCAAACCTTAGCCAAActaagcaaaagaaagagaagaccccAACCAAAAAcactaaagataaaaaaaagatatagactgGCTGAAATTCAGAGGTATAAATAAGTATTTTGAGCTGAGCAAGATAGTTCATTCTTTCAATCCCAGCAGTTATGGTGGCTGAAGCAGCAGGATTACATATccagaaccagcctcagcaatttatcaaggccttaagcaactctttgtgaccctgtttctaaataaaatacaaaaaaggctggggatgtgactcagtgttaaacgtccctgagttcaatccctgttacaaaaaagaaagaaagaaaaggaaaaagaaaaaaagaaaaagaaactattttgaaaacattttcaaataaatgagaaaatctagaagatatagacaaatttctagatacaaTGGCCTACCCAAATTGAAACAAGAGAatacagaaaacctaaacagaccagtGTCAACGAATAATAttaaagcagtaataaaaagacTTTCAACAAACAAAAGCCTTGAATAAGATAAATTCTCAGCTGGGTTTtaccagatctttaaagaagaaataaatgctaatatattcaaattattttgtgaaacagAAAGCGAAGGAACACTCCCAAATTCATTCATTAAGttagtatcactctgataccaaatcAAGATAAAGAcacattaagagaaaaaaattacagaaaaatatcaGTGATTAATGTAGACCCTGGAGTCTTTAGAAAAATATCAGcagttcacatttaaaaatacattaagaagACTGTAGACGATGTTCTAGTTGGCTTCATCCAAGAGACGAAAGTttagagattttatatatatatatatatatatatatatcagtaaatACAATTCataacagaaatagaaataaaaatgaaaaccacataATCATctaaatagatacataaaatgaTTTTGACATAACTTAGCATTGGTTTCCATtaggggttgtgactcagaggtagaatgcctgcctagcatgcatgaggcactgggttcaaccatataaaaataaataaaggtattgtgtccatctacaactaaaaaataaatgtttaaaaaaaactgaaaaagtttGGACAGAAGATACTTACCTCATCATGATAAAGCACATGTATGACAAACCTAAAGCAAACATCATAAAGAATGAGgaaaatctgaaagcatttcctctaaaatcaagaacagcATGAAGGTATCCAGTCTCACCAAACCTATAAacatagttctagaaattttGGCCAGAGCAATcatttaagaaaaggaaattaaagggatacaaataggaaaagaaaacatcaaattatCTTTATTTGCAAACGATATGATCCTATACATATACAGAAACTTCACCAGGATTCTTCTAGGGCTGATAAAGTagcagcaaagtagcaggacacaaGATCAGAATCCAAAagtcaatagctttcctatacttcACTAATCCactaatgaatctgctgagaaacaaatcaggaaaacaattccattcacaacaccctaaacaaacaaacaaacaaagacaaaTACCCTaacaaaaaaaatactgaaaataaatctaaccaaagaaGCAAAGGACCTGTGCAATGAAGACTGTGGctcactgaagaaagaaattgaagagggcattagaagatggaaaagcctcccctgttcttggataggcagaattaatgttgtcaaatgGGCCATAGTACCAAAAGTAATACAGAAATCTAATGCAATTCCCatgaaaataccaatgacatttttcatggAACTTGAAAAACAgagttctaaaatttatatggaagaataagTGACCTTGAAGAGCCAAAGTAATCCTGACCAGTAAGAACAAGGCTGGTGGCATCACATTACTGAGTCTCAATTCTATTGAAGAGAAATAGTACCAAAAACTGCATAGCACtgacatcaaaacagacatgaagaccaatggaacaaaatagaaacagagagaaaatacTACACAGATAGAGAgaagcaccaaaaacatacattggaggaaagacaacattttaaagaaatggtgctgggaaaattggatatttaTATTAGAAGAATGAAACCTGATCCAGCTCTCTCACCTGGcttaaaagtcaactcaaaatggaccaaagataTACAAAGTAGAGGAAGAACTTTGCAAgtcttagaataaaatgtatGGTTAACATGGCAACATATACATAAAGATGCTGACTTCATTAATAAGATCCTTAAGCTCAATATATAAAACCAACAATTAAATAAGTGGgatgaaatcaaattttaaaattctgcacagaaaaggaaacaattaagagtgtgAAAGGGAAGCCTATAGAATGGGGCAGAATCAATGACAGCTATTCTTCTGACAAAGAATTAatccaaaatatatgaaggaaaaaaacacagaaaaaatacCTACTCAGTAAATGCACAAATAAACTCAAcagacatttctaaaaagaaaaaaatgcaaatggacgacaacaaatacatgaagaaatgttcaacatcattagcatcATGCAAATCAAAAGTGTACTGAGATTTAATCTCGCTCTGGGTAGAATAGCAAGCTTcaataacataaataataataaatgctaaggAGGATATAGACAATAAGGTATACTACACACAGTTTGTAGCACTGCAAATTAATTCAGActttttggaaagcagtatggagattcctcagaagactaGAAATAGACTCATCATATGACCTAGCTGTTCCAATCCTTGGCATTTAcccaaaatacctaaaataagcatattttagTGATAATTGCAttccaatatttatagcagcacagttcataaTCATCAAGTGGTGGAAACAGACTAGGTATCTtccaacagatggatggataaagaaaatgtgatatgtatacacTGAGGTTTTGCTCAGACATAGATAAGTCTGGAGTTGTCATTTGCTGATAAAAGGACAGAATTGAAATCATCATGCTATTAtgttaaataagccagactcaaagttAAAAGTGTAatgatttctttcatatgtgaatggaagagagaaataaagaataagaaaagtggTGGGGGTGAGAACAGATGAGAATAGAGATGAGATGAGAATAGAGAAAGTGAattgagaagaagaaaagaggggtggggaagaggagaaactgtgtaatgaaactgaccaaattgtgctgaatacatgtatgaatataccacaatgaattccagTTTTATGAATTACTATTTTTCATCAATTAAAAAGCAATTGGAAGCACATACCTCTTGTCTCATCAAatggggaggctgatgcaggagaagcacaagttcaaagttagcctcagcaatttagagagagcctaagcaacttagaccttgtttcaagataaagaataaaaagggctgagaatgtagctcagtgataaagtcctcctgggttcaataatctgtatgaaaacaaacaataaaacaaaaataaaaccaatgtaacaacaataaaataataaaaataggaaaaagaccAGTAAAGAAAGGGAGTCAATATTAAGTACTAAAGTCAAGCAATGAAAAAATTATGTTACACGCGTTTATGAATATGTTAGTCTGAACTCCACTATCATATACAAACATAATGTactagtaaaacaaaaataataaaataaaaataatgctataTAATGGAGAAATATAAAGACAGGTGGGAAATTGAAACAATGTGCATAATGAAAATACTAGAGGTTTATGGCAAATGCAATTGTAATGAATACCCTAACATAGACTTTTTGTCCttaatttggaaaatagaaaGTAATGCCACCatgtcaagattttaaaaatcttgagagGAAGTTATTAAACAAtgccatgaattttaaaattaataatacaaatgtaattaaattatatttaaaattaattaaataagacATTGCTTCTCAGACTTAATAACAATAAATCTACAGGAAAAAAGTggattaaaatatgattttgtcAAACTGATGTTGAACTGCAACATTTTCTCCTCATAGATTGAAATTTGATAAAAACACTCTGTGAAAATGAATTGGGTGTATAAAATTTTCAGTGAAGATGAAGGTATGTtttattattgttacttataAGTTGCATTTGTAAAATTTATGTCTGGACATTTTTTATTAGAAACTAGTTGTTAAACAATTACCAGaacattattttcctctttccaaATGCATTGAACGAGCTGGACTTTACTGCTACAGAAGTgtggatattttaaataatcttaacCCTCCACACACTCCTAATAGGTCTCCAAAGACACCCCTatcttttaaaagagtaaaaccacacaaaacttggaaaataatttaGTATATGATGAGTTTACCAGATATTTTGAGAACAAGGTAAGAGAAAGGGCACATTTAGTATATATAAACTgccaaaaaaaatatacaaagagtGCATTGAATTCAGTAAAACTAAAGGCGAGACAGGATCTCTCCAAAGAAGTCTAAGATAAAGTTAAGGCTCAATGTTagcaaattaaaaggaaaaaatgagtgaTGAATGAACTAATCAGAAAATCTTGTTAAAGATGCTTAATGTTGAGATAGCAGGAGTCTTCCAGAAATACCAAGATGATCCTTTAATAATATTGAAATGAAAGTCAAAAAACCTGAAGCAACATGCATTATAACAATGAAAGATGAAATGCATCATGAAAATATAACACCTATGTGTTGATACCCTAGAATGATATTTATGATGCAAAAACAATAGAAGACACAAGGAGAAATATAAATGTACACAAAGACACtacctcaccaaaaaaaaaaaaaaaaaaaagagctacttGCTTAAATACTTATgcacttggaaaaataattttcaaggtTGCTTGcaataacatttattttgctttggctTGGTACTCTCAAAGAAAGTTCTTCAAGGACACTTAAATCAAAATTGTAGCACTAATACTAAATATCATTGTTCTCTCATTCTCATTTTTGTGACATTAACACATGCTGAGGATTTTCAgcacacaaaaatgtaaaatggtagcTGTTCCAATGAAGATCAAAATGAGGAACCTGACAAACAAAGCATTCTGGAAAAAGAAGTTGATTTTGGAAGACAATGAACAAATGGAAGAACACTAGTACTGCATTAGATATCAGGTTCTATTTATATTCAGGcaccacatttctttatcattaaaatttaCTTGACCTGCATTTTTTGAGCAAGTTCTTAAAAGACTGTTTTACTTGCTGGTTCCTTAAGGagtaaataaaaggatttaaCATTGGAGCAACAGAGGTATTGAGCATAGCTATGCCCTTGGTCAAGGCTTCTCCTTCTTTTGCTGAAGTTTTGACATACATGAAAATGCAGCTTCCATAAGAAATGGAGACAACAATCATGTGTGAGGAGCAAGTGGAAAAAGCCTTTTTCCTTTGCTCAGCAGAAGGGATTCTCAGAATTGTCTTAATGATGAACACATAGGACAGAATCACTAATGTTAAGGTTGTAATGAGAGTTAATATGGCCAGGATAAATGCCAAGAGCTCTAGGAGGGATGTGTCTGTGCAGGAGATCAGGAGCATAGGAGAGGAGTCACAGGTGAAGTGGTCAATGATGTTGGAATCACAGAAATCCAGTTGTAGTCCCATGATCACAGGTGGAAAGATGATGAGAAAGCCAGTCAGCCAAGAACCAAGGACAAGCAGGGTGCAGATCCTGCTGTTCATTATTGTTGTGTAGTGCAGAGGCTTGCAGATAGCCACATAACGGTCATAGGACATGGCAGTCAAA
This window encodes:
- the LOC144378363 gene encoding olfactory receptor 6C65-like, producing MKNHTSATEFILLGLTDDPKLNIFIFLFLLFTYILSITGNLTIITLTLVDLHLKTPMYFFLRNFSFLEISFTTVTIPRYLVSITTGDKTISYNSCMAQVFFFILLGSTEFFLLTAMSYDRYVAICKPLHYTTIMNSRICTLLVLGSWLTGFLIIFPPVIMGLQLDFCDSNIIDHFTCDSSPMLLISCTDTSLLELLAFILAILTLITTLTLVILSYVFIIKTILRIPSAEQRKKAFSTCSSHMIVVSISYGSCIFMYVKTSAKEGEALTKGIAMLNTSVAPMLNPFIYSLRNQQVKQAGRKRRKKRLTLNRDMRWEGKGEKREIAWKWRETLIVIQNYI